The Maylandia zebra isolate NMK-2024a linkage group LG4, Mzebra_GT3a, whole genome shotgun sequence genome includes a window with the following:
- the hmox2b gene encoding heme oxygenase 2, with translation METTGNVSNGAGPVYEQKEKTLRPEDLSEMLAAGTKQIHEKAENTQFVKDFLRGRIRKELFKLGAVALYYTYTALEEEIERNKDHPHFAPLYFPAELHRHEALARDLEYFYGPEWKSHASCSKATQQYVDRIHQVGQEDPVLLVAHAYTRYMGDLSGGQVLKKVAQRALKLPPTGEGLEFYQFDAIHSAKAFKQLYRSRMNELELDMETKKRLVDEAVKAFLFNIEVFEELEEIGKTIQEDVLDAGMPVHGAMGGDISKCPYYNAKMAASGGTAYVRQLAMAALRHPTGQVLFATWFAALAGLVAWYLM, from the exons ATGGAGACAACAGGGAATGTGTCCAATGGTGCAGGGCCTGTGTATGAGCAGAAAGAAAAGACCCTCAG GCCAGAGGATCTGTCTGAGATGCTGGCAGCAGGGACCAAGCAGATTCACGAAAAGGCTGAGAACACTCAGTTTGTGAAAGATTTCCTCAGGGGTCGCATCCGCAAAGAGCTCTTCAAG CTTGGTGCGGTGGCGCTTTACTACACATACACGGCCCTGGAGGAGGAGATTGAAAGAAACAAGGATCACCCCCATTTTGCTCCTCTTTATTTTCCCGCTGAGCTGCATCGCCACGAAGCTCTGGCCCGTGACCTCGAATACTTTTACGGTCCAGAATGGAAGAGCCACGCAAGCTGCTCAAAGGCCACCCAACAATATGTGGACCGCATCCATCAAGTAGGGCAGGAGGACCCAGTTTTGCTGGTTGCACATGCCTACACTCGCTACATGGGGGACCTATCTGGTGGGCAGGTGCTGAAGAAGGTGGCACAGAGAGCCTTGAAGCTGCCGCCCACAGGAGAGGGCTTAGAGTTTTACCAGTTCGATGCCATCCATAGCGCCAAAGCATTCAAGCAGCTGTATCGAAGTCGGATGAATGAGCTGGAACTGGACATGGAAACAAAGAAGAGACTGGTGGATGAGGCTGTGAAGGCTTTTCTGTTCAACATTGAG GTGTTTGAGGAGTTAGAAGAGATCGGCAAAACCATCCAGGAGGATGTTTTAGATGCTGGCATGCCCGTTCATGGAGCAATGGGTGGAGACATCAGCAAATGTCCCTACTACAATGCCAAAATGG CGGCATCAGGTGGAACAGCATACGTCCGTCAGCTGGCCATGGCTGCTCTCAGACACCCGACAGGACAGGTCCTGTTTGCTACTTGGTTTGCTGCCTTGGCTGGACTGGTTGCGTGGTATCTGATGTGA